A region from the uncultured Draconibacterium sp. genome encodes:
- a CDS encoding zinc-binding dehydrogenase yields the protein MKTKAVRLYGKKDLRVEEFELPKISDDEILAKVVTDSLCMSSYKAANQASDHKRIPNNIAENPIMIGHEFAGEIVEVGANWQDKFKAGQKFSIQPAIYYEDGPVGVLSAPGYSYKYIGGDATYVIIPKDVLVQDCLLAYEGPGYYPASLAEPLSCVIGAMHANYHTTAGSYVHKMEIVEGGKMAILAGVGPMGLAAINYVLRREDRKPSLMVVTDIDQTRLDRAAELYTVEFAKERGIELKYINTAEMADPVAGLKEISGGTGYDDVFVFAPVAPVVEQGDAILGFDGCLNFFAGPSNTEFSAKMNFYNVHYAYTHIVGTSGGNTDDMKEALEIMTAGLDPAGLVTHIGGLNAVSEATLNLPNIPGGKKLIYTHFDFPLTAIAEFEEKGIDNPVYAELDKLCKKYMGLWNVEAEAYLLENGDKL from the coding sequence ATGAAAACAAAAGCAGTTCGATTATACGGTAAAAAAGACCTTCGGGTAGAGGAATTTGAATTACCAAAAATTAGCGACGATGAAATACTGGCCAAGGTAGTTACCGATAGCCTTTGTATGTCGAGTTATAAAGCGGCCAACCAGGCAAGCGATCACAAACGTATTCCCAACAATATTGCCGAAAATCCGATTATGATTGGGCATGAATTTGCCGGTGAAATTGTTGAAGTGGGAGCCAACTGGCAGGATAAATTTAAGGCAGGGCAGAAATTCTCTATCCAGCCGGCAATTTATTACGAAGATGGTCCGGTGGGCGTTTTGAGTGCCCCTGGTTATTCGTACAAATACATTGGTGGTGATGCTACTTATGTTATTATCCCAAAAGATGTGCTGGTGCAGGATTGTTTGCTGGCCTACGAAGGACCCGGTTATTATCCGGCGTCGTTGGCCGAGCCGCTAAGCTGTGTTATTGGTGCTATGCATGCCAATTACCACACCACTGCCGGAAGCTACGTGCACAAAATGGAAATTGTTGAAGGTGGTAAAATGGCCATCCTGGCAGGTGTAGGTCCAATGGGATTGGCAGCAATCAATTACGTGTTGCGCCGCGAAGACCGCAAACCATCGTTGATGGTAGTTACCGATATCGATCAGACAAGATTGGATCGTGCAGCTGAACTATACACCGTTGAGTTTGCCAAAGAGCGTGGCATTGAGTTAAAATACATCAATACCGCAGAAATGGCTGACCCTGTGGCCGGATTAAAAGAAATAAGCGGTGGCACCGGTTACGATGATGTATTTGTTTTTGCTCCGGTTGCTCCGGTTGTTGAGCAGGGCGATGCAATTCTTGGTTTCGATGGTTGTTTGAACTTTTTTGCAGGCCCATCTAATACTGAGTTTTCAGCAAAAATGAATTTCTATAACGTACATTACGCCTACACGCACATTGTTGGAACCTCGGGTGGCAACACCGACGATATGAAAGAAGCACTGGAAATTATGACTGCAGGTTTGGATCCTGCTGGATTGGTTACTCACATTGGTGGTTTAAATGCAGTGTCTGAGGCAACTTTGAATCTTCCAAATATTCCGGGTGGTAAGAAATTAATTTATACCCATTTTGATTTTCCGCTTACGGCAATAGCCGAGTTTGAAGAAAAAGGAATAGATAATCCGGTTTATGCCGAATTGGATAAACTTTGTAAAAAATATATGGGTTTATGGAATGTGGAAGCAGAAGCCTATTTGCTTGAAAATGGCGATAAACTATAA
- a CDS encoding L-fucose isomerase has product MANRLIGDLPKVGIRPVIDGRENGVRESLEDQVMDLAKAAATFISENLKFPSGETVECVIADTCIGGVAEAAMCAEKFRKEGVGVSLTVTPCWCYGTEVMDTDPLMPKAVWGFNGTERPGAVYLAAALAGYTQKGLPTFGIYGRDVQDAGDTIIPEDVQVKILRFVKAALAVAQMKGKSYLSIGYSSMGIAGSMVDSSFFQKYLGIRTEFVESVEILRRIDEGIYDEEEYQKAMAWTKENCKEGKDLNKPEEQVDAARKELEWETVVKMTLICRDMMIGNEKVVEKGYREEGLGRNAILGGFQGQRQWTDYRPNADFTEAILNSSFDWNGIRQAFVFATENDSLNGVSMLFGHLLSNTSQIFSDVRTYWSPEAVKRVCGKELTGLAENGIIHLINSGSTTLDATAQQRDAEGNPAMKPFWEISEEEAQKCLDNTCWPQADRGYFRGGGYSSLFKTAGQMPVTMSRVNLVEGLGPVMQIAEGWTVELPDDIHKVLDERTNPTWPTTWFVPRVCGEGAFKDVYTVMANWGANHGAISYGHIGADLITLASMLRIPVNMHNVDGDEVFRPSAWASFGEDKEGSDFRACDTYGPLYGKK; this is encoded by the coding sequence ATGGCAAACAGGTTAATTGGCGACTTGCCAAAAGTGGGTATCCGACCCGTTATCGATGGAAGAGAGAATGGAGTGCGCGAATCACTTGAGGACCAGGTGATGGATCTGGCTAAAGCAGCAGCAACATTTATCAGCGAAAATTTAAAATTCCCAAGTGGCGAAACCGTAGAGTGTGTTATAGCCGACACTTGTATTGGCGGTGTGGCCGAAGCAGCCATGTGTGCCGAAAAATTCAGAAAAGAAGGAGTGGGAGTATCGCTTACTGTAACGCCTTGCTGGTGTTACGGAACCGAGGTAATGGATACCGACCCCTTAATGCCAAAAGCAGTATGGGGCTTTAACGGAACAGAACGTCCGGGGGCGGTGTACCTGGCCGCTGCATTGGCTGGCTACACACAAAAAGGGCTGCCAACCTTTGGTATTTACGGACGCGATGTACAGGATGCCGGTGATACAATAATTCCTGAAGATGTTCAGGTGAAGATATTACGTTTTGTAAAAGCTGCTTTGGCAGTTGCTCAAATGAAAGGCAAATCCTACCTGTCGATAGGATACAGTTCAATGGGTATTGCCGGATCGATGGTGGATTCATCGTTTTTCCAGAAGTATTTGGGAATACGCACCGAGTTTGTTGAATCGGTTGAAATTTTACGCCGTATAGATGAGGGTATTTACGATGAGGAAGAATACCAGAAGGCAATGGCGTGGACAAAAGAAAATTGTAAAGAAGGAAAAGACCTAAATAAACCGGAAGAGCAGGTTGATGCTGCCCGGAAAGAATTAGAATGGGAAACAGTGGTGAAAATGACCCTGATTTGCCGCGACATGATGATTGGTAACGAAAAAGTAGTTGAAAAAGGTTACCGTGAAGAAGGTTTGGGTAGAAACGCTATTTTAGGAGGTTTTCAGGGGCAACGCCAATGGACCGATTACCGTCCAAATGCCGATTTTACTGAAGCCATCCTGAATTCTTCATTCGATTGGAATGGAATTCGTCAGGCCTTTGTATTTGCCACTGAAAACGATAGCTTAAACGGCGTTTCAATGTTGTTTGGGCACTTGTTGAGTAATACCAGCCAGATTTTTTCTGACGTTCGTACCTACTGGAGCCCCGAAGCTGTAAAACGTGTTTGTGGTAAAGAGCTAACAGGTTTGGCCGAAAATGGAATTATTCACCTCATCAATTCAGGCTCAACAACATTGGATGCTACTGCACAGCAGCGCGATGCAGAAGGAAACCCGGCAATGAAACCCTTCTGGGAAATTTCAGAAGAAGAGGCGCAGAAATGTTTGGATAACACCTGCTGGCCACAGGCCGACAGGGGATATTTCCGTGGTGGCGGGTATTCGTCGTTGTTTAAAACGGCCGGTCAAATGCCGGTAACCATGAGCCGCGTAAACCTGGTAGAAGGACTGGGCCCGGTAATGCAAATTGCCGAAGGCTGGACCGTAGAACTGCCGGACGACATTCATAAAGTTCTCGACGAACGCACGAACCCAACCTGGCCAACAACCTGGTTTGTGCCACGAGTTTGTGGCGAAGGTGCTTTTAAAGATGTTTACACCGTTATGGCCAACTGGGGCGCAAACCACGGGGCTATCAGCTATGGCCACATTGGTGCCGACCTGATTACACTGGCGTCGATGTTACGCATACCGGTAAACATGCACAATGTTGATGGCGATGAGGTATTCAGACCAAGTGCCTGGGCATCGTTTGGAGAAGATAAAGAAGGTTCAGACTTCCGTGCATGCGATACGTACGGACCATTATACGGAAAAAAATAA
- the fucK gene encoding L-fuculokinase: MPEKDIAIVFDCGATNLRVIAMDVQGSIVASQSTANNTSADPETAGGVIWDVDAMWDKLCAASKKVMAAIDATRIAGVTVTTFGVDGAFVDEKGEMLYPVISWQCQRTVPIMKNIDKYMALEELYAEAGTFPYAFNTINKFIWMKENRPEVLEKAHRFLFITSLFIHKLTGTMRNDSTMAGTSMMMNMESQKPSAKIAGALGIKTSIFGDLAESGEQAGEVHEQAEIETAIPVGVPVFFAGHDTQFAIFGSGANENELVLSSGTWEIIMARSSGFKASAAELQAQLTTEADAENGLFTIGQNFLASGILEWFSRNFYAELKGDELYSTMIADAEKVQPGSSSVTVNPSFYADSEKKEGAINGLTIHTKRGEIYRAFLESLAFRLRQGIEALEKAGGFKAEKIICVGGGSKNMLWNQLRADVCNLPVHLIDQKETTVLGAALFVFAGSGIAASPAAARAQIQYKQEIVKPSKNQLVYTQLYEDFKTETAGR, encoded by the coding sequence ATGCCTGAAAAGGATATAGCAATAGTATTCGATTGCGGAGCTACCAACCTTAGGGTTATTGCCATGGATGTGCAGGGCAGTATTGTGGCTTCTCAATCGACTGCTAACAATACCAGTGCCGACCCGGAAACTGCGGGTGGCGTTATTTGGGATGTAGATGCCATGTGGGATAAACTGTGTGCGGCGTCAAAAAAGGTTATGGCGGCAATTGATGCCACCCGGATTGCAGGTGTTACCGTAACCACCTTTGGTGTTGATGGTGCTTTTGTAGATGAAAAAGGCGAGATGCTTTATCCGGTAATCTCGTGGCAATGCCAACGCACTGTGCCAATAATGAAAAATATTGACAAGTACATGGCCCTGGAGGAACTTTATGCCGAGGCGGGTACTTTCCCCTATGCATTTAATACCATTAATAAGTTTATTTGGATGAAAGAAAACCGGCCTGAAGTGCTGGAGAAAGCGCATCGCTTTTTGTTTATTACAAGCTTGTTTATCCATAAACTGACGGGGACAATGCGTAACGATTCAACCATGGCCGGAACATCCATGATGATGAATATGGAAAGCCAAAAGCCATCAGCGAAAATTGCCGGAGCATTGGGAATTAAAACTTCCATTTTTGGCGATTTGGCCGAGAGTGGCGAGCAGGCCGGTGAGGTACACGAGCAAGCTGAAATAGAAACTGCAATTCCGGTGGGAGTACCCGTGTTTTTTGCTGGACACGATACTCAGTTTGCCATTTTCGGCTCAGGAGCCAATGAGAATGAATTGGTATTGAGTAGTGGTACCTGGGAAATTATTATGGCGCGTAGTTCCGGATTTAAAGCTTCAGCAGCGGAGTTGCAGGCGCAGCTAACCACCGAGGCTGATGCTGAAAATGGATTGTTTACCATTGGGCAAAACTTCCTGGCATCAGGTATTCTGGAGTGGTTTTCGCGAAATTTTTATGCAGAACTGAAAGGTGATGAATTGTACAGCACCATGATTGCTGACGCTGAAAAAGTGCAGCCCGGAAGCTCGTCGGTAACCGTAAATCCTTCTTTTTATGCCGATTCTGAGAAAAAGGAAGGAGCCATAAATGGACTTACCATTCATACCAAAAGGGGCGAAATTTATCGTGCATTTCTTGAAAGTCTCGCATTCCGGCTTCGACAAGGAATTGAAGCACTGGAAAAAGCCGGAGGGTTTAAAGCCGAAAAAATTATTTGTGTTGGCGGTGGATCAAAAAATATGTTGTGGAATCAATTACGCGCTGATGTGTGCAATTTGCCGGTACATCTTATTGATCAGAAAGAAACTACTGTTTTAGGTGCTGCTTTATTTGTTTTTGCTGGAAGTGGCATTGCTGCATCACCTGCAGCAGCCCGGGCACAGATTCAATATAAACAAGAGATCGTAAAACCATCGAAAAACCAGTTGGTTTACACGCAGTTGTACGAAGATTTTAAAACAGAAACAGCAGGCCGATAA
- a CDS encoding Bcr/CflA family efflux MFS transporter has protein sequence MLIDHSRKIFVPVLTLVMAALVAMSPFAIDTYIAALPDIARFFGVELNVAELTITLYFLGFALGNFIGGPLSDSFGRKTVALSGIALYGFSALLITRCTQIEYMLALRVLQAFGGGFATVTANVFVRDWYGGKQIARIVTIISMIIMLAPLFAPIIGAGLIHWFGWKSIFLFLFAFAVFLFLALGLLIPESRSPELITRRITAKQFLQKYRLFFSSKRSTVLLVAISLPMSGMYIFITAASFIYIEYFGISQMQFPLFFGANVVLNILLSFINTLLLKKYEPGKILRFGLLLQLFSGLWLLISVAVPQPQLWSVFSSIVLFIGSLGLVFGNGTATILNHNPELAGSANATIGIARFAFSAFIGSMLALFHTGNLIPFGLVLFLCSLSGNFLYAWAVKIDN, from the coding sequence ATGTTGATAGATCATTCGCGCAAGATTTTTGTTCCTGTTTTAACATTGGTAATGGCTGCTTTGGTTGCCATGTCGCCATTTGCCATTGATACTTATATTGCGGCCTTACCTGATATTGCCCGTTTTTTTGGAGTTGAACTTAACGTGGCCGAGCTAACCATTACCCTATATTTTCTGGGGTTTGCTTTAGGAAATTTTATCGGAGGCCCCTTGTCGGATTCTTTTGGCCGAAAAACAGTGGCTTTGTCTGGAATTGCTCTTTATGGTTTTTCTGCATTATTGATTACGCGTTGTACACAAATTGAATACATGCTCGCACTTCGCGTTTTACAAGCCTTTGGTGGCGGATTTGCTACCGTTACCGCAAATGTATTTGTGCGCGACTGGTATGGCGGAAAGCAAATTGCGCGTATTGTTACCATAATTAGCATGATTATTATGCTGGCACCGCTATTCGCCCCAATTATTGGTGCGGGTTTAATTCATTGGTTTGGTTGGAAAAGTATTTTCCTGTTTTTGTTTGCATTTGCCGTGTTTTTGTTTTTGGCTCTGGGCTTACTCATCCCCGAATCAAGAAGTCCGGAGTTAATTACGAGAAGAATTACGGCCAAACAGTTTTTACAGAAATATCGTTTGTTCTTTTCCAGTAAAAGAAGCACTGTTCTGCTTGTAGCCATAAGTTTGCCTATGTCGGGAATGTACATTTTTATTACCGCTGCATCGTTTATTTATATTGAATATTTTGGAATCAGTCAGATGCAATTTCCCTTGTTTTTTGGCGCCAATGTGGTATTAAATATTTTGCTTTCGTTTATTAATACATTGCTTTTAAAGAAATACGAGCCCGGGAAAATACTTCGCTTTGGTCTTCTGCTACAACTTTTTTCAGGCTTATGGCTACTAATTTCTGTTGCTGTGCCCCAGCCGCAGTTATGGTCGGTTTTTTCGTCAATTGTTTTGTTTATTGGTAGTTTGGGCTTGGTATTTGGCAATGGTACAGCCACCATTTTAAATCATAATCCGGAGCTGGCCGGATCGGCCAATGCAACAATTGGCATTGCTCGTTTTGCATTTAGTGCATTTATTGGCAGTATGCTGGCCTTGTTTCATACCGGCAATTTAATTCCATTTGGCCTGGTGCTTTTTCTTTGCTCCTTGTCGGGGAATTTTCTATATGCCTGGGCTGTAAAAATCGATAATTAG
- the rhaD gene encoding rhamnulose-1-phosphate aldolase — MVKTTELPESVQAEIIKIKEIAAYLWERGWAERNAGNISVNLTEYCVPADFVYSADEEPFFCPPEMADSVLFITGSGCRLRRLITKPEEAAAIVHINKKANAYRLIWGGEKQNFAPSSELISHLQLHAFNCSHRPLQKTIIHTHPSELIVLSHHPLFGKEEQFNYSLWKMCPEIRLYVPNGVSCAPYARYGTEELARLTIQGFQTRDIVLWEKHGAVATGTDAEEAFDFLDVANKAAKMLLMAWSAGFEPAGLSANQLDELGRTL, encoded by the coding sequence GTGGTTAAAACAACAGAACTACCGGAATCGGTACAAGCAGAAATAATTAAAATTAAAGAAATTGCCGCTTACCTGTGGGAGCGGGGATGGGCAGAACGAAATGCGGGAAATATATCGGTAAACCTTACGGAATACTGTGTTCCTGCTGATTTCGTTTACTCTGCAGATGAAGAGCCATTCTTTTGCCCACCCGAAATGGCAGACTCGGTTTTATTTATTACCGGTTCGGGGTGCCGGTTGCGCCGGCTTATTACTAAGCCCGAGGAGGCGGCAGCCATTGTTCATATCAATAAAAAAGCAAATGCTTACCGGCTGATTTGGGGTGGGGAAAAACAAAATTTTGCGCCAAGCTCCGAGCTTATTTCGCATTTGCAGTTGCATGCTTTTAATTGCTCACACCGGCCTTTGCAAAAAACAATCATTCATACCCATCCATCAGAATTAATTGTGTTAAGCCATCACCCGCTTTTTGGCAAGGAGGAACAGTTTAACTATTCCTTATGGAAAATGTGCCCTGAAATCAGGCTTTATGTCCCGAATGGTGTGAGCTGTGCGCCCTACGCGCGATACGGTACAGAAGAGCTTGCCCGACTTACCATCCAGGGTTTTCAGACACGGGATATTGTTTTATGGGAAAAACACGGGGCAGTGGCTACCGGTACAGATGCAGAGGAAGCCTTTGATTTTTTAGATGTAGCCAACAAGGCAGCCAAAATGTTGCTGATGGCCTGGTCGGCCGGGTTTGAGCCAGCCGGATTAAGCGCCAACCAACTCGATGAATTAGGCCGAACTTTATAA
- a CDS encoding SDR family NAD(P)-dependent oxidoreductase, protein MEGLKNLIRISQFYGKNPEMVIAGGGNTSFKNNENIWVKASGHALATITEDGFAKLDRKKLGLIAEKSYSSDPFERERQIKDDLMEATITKDRRPSVETSMHDVIEYAYVVHLHPTKVNGLMCGNEVEKYIEELFGDQVVYIPYIDPGYVLFKEVEKQLAKFKAEKGKAAQIIFLQNHGIFVAANSVDEVETIYNDVFAQLNGALKAELSEETLPVRDDVAEFIPAIRMMVSDEEIKTLKLRNNPVIARFAKDAVAFEKVAKPFTPDLIVYCKSKYVFIENTETVQDLLKEAKEKIAAFISANGFAPKVIVLKEVGLLAVGDHAAQCDTILDVFEDAMKISAYSESFGGQHFMTPEQIAFIDTWEVENYRRKIAAGTSVGRVQNKTIIVTGAAMGFGEGIARYLTEEGANIVVADINEEVGQKTAAALAAMKGNNRAIFVQTNVADLDSLANLMKVTIATFGGLDVFVSNAGVLRAGGLDEMTPEQFEFVTKINYNAYFYCTKVASKILKLQNAYKPDYYSDIIQINSKSGLKGSKKNFAYAGGKFGGIGLTQSFALELAPDKIKVNSVCPGNFYEGPLWSDPENGLFIQYLNAGKVPGAKTIDDVKKFYLDQVPLGKGCSPKDVVKGILYLVDQENETGQALPISGGQSMLH, encoded by the coding sequence ATGGAAGGTTTAAAAAATCTTATAAGAATATCTCAATTTTATGGCAAAAACCCTGAAATGGTGATTGCCGGAGGCGGAAATACCTCATTTAAAAACAACGAAAATATCTGGGTGAAAGCCAGTGGCCATGCCCTTGCAACAATTACCGAAGATGGTTTTGCAAAGCTTGACCGTAAAAAACTGGGTCTTATTGCCGAAAAATCGTATAGTTCTGATCCGTTTGAACGCGAGCGCCAGATAAAAGACGATTTAATGGAGGCCACCATAACCAAAGACCGCCGACCATCAGTTGAAACATCAATGCACGATGTAATCGAATACGCCTATGTGGTGCACCTGCATCCAACAAAAGTAAACGGGCTGATGTGTGGCAACGAGGTGGAAAAATACATCGAAGAATTATTTGGTGATCAGGTGGTTTACATTCCATACATCGATCCGGGTTATGTGCTGTTTAAAGAGGTTGAAAAGCAATTGGCTAAATTCAAAGCGGAAAAAGGCAAGGCTGCACAAATCATCTTTTTGCAGAACCACGGAATTTTTGTGGCTGCCAATTCTGTTGACGAAGTTGAAACCATTTACAACGATGTATTTGCCCAATTGAACGGTGCATTAAAAGCGGAGTTGTCGGAAGAAACACTGCCCGTTCGCGATGATGTTGCCGAATTTATCCCGGCCATCCGCATGATGGTTTCTGATGAGGAAATAAAAACGCTGAAGCTTCGGAACAATCCAGTAATAGCGCGATTCGCAAAAGACGCAGTGGCCTTTGAAAAAGTGGCCAAACCATTTACGCCTGATCTGATTGTTTATTGCAAATCGAAATACGTATTTATTGAAAATACCGAAACCGTTCAAGACCTGTTGAAAGAGGCCAAAGAAAAGATTGCGGCTTTTATTTCGGCAAACGGATTTGCTCCAAAGGTAATTGTGCTGAAAGAGGTTGGCTTGTTGGCAGTTGGCGATCATGCTGCCCAATGCGATACCATTCTGGATGTGTTTGAAGATGCCATGAAGATTAGTGCTTATTCCGAGTCGTTTGGAGGACAGCATTTTATGACTCCCGAACAGATTGCTTTTATCGATACCTGGGAGGTGGAGAACTACCGCCGAAAAATTGCTGCCGGAACATCAGTGGGTCGGGTGCAGAATAAAACCATTATTGTTACCGGTGCAGCCATGGGGTTTGGCGAAGGAATTGCCCGTTATTTGACAGAAGAGGGCGCCAACATTGTTGTGGCCGATATTAACGAAGAAGTTGGGCAAAAAACAGCTGCTGCACTCGCCGCAATGAAAGGCAACAACAGGGCTATTTTTGTACAGACCAATGTTGCTGACCTGGATAGCCTTGCCAACTTGATGAAGGTAACGATTGCCACTTTTGGTGGTCTTGATGTGTTTGTAAGCAATGCCGGTGTATTGCGCGCCGGTGGCCTGGATGAAATGACTCCGGAACAATTCGAGTTTGTTACCAAAATAAATTATAACGCTTATTTCTACTGCACAAAAGTAGCCTCAAAAATATTGAAGCTCCAAAATGCATATAAGCCTGATTATTATTCAGATATTATTCAGATTAACTCAAAATCGGGCTTAAAAGGAAGTAAAAAGAATTTTGCCTACGCCGGAGGTAAATTTGGTGGAATTGGATTAACACAGTCGTTTGCACTGGAGCTGGCACCCGATAAAATTAAAGTGAATTCGGTTTGTCCGGGTAACTTTTACGAAGGCCCGCTGTGGAGCGATCCTGAAAACGGTTTGTTTATTCAATACCTGAATGCAGGGAAAGTGCCGGGGGCAAAAACAATTGACGATGTGAAGAAATTTTACCTCGACCAGGTGCCGCTTGGAAAAGGTTGTTCGCCAAAAGATGTGGTGAAAGGAATTTTATACCTCGTTGACCAGGAGAATGAAACCGGACAGGCACTGCCTATTTCGGGCGGGCAATCAATGCTTCACTAG
- a CDS encoding sodium:solute symporter produces the protein MQLPVFDVAVFLLITLGNVLFGASFFFRNKTAAQFTTGGGKLPAWVVGMSIFATFVSSISFLALPGKAYSSNWNALVFSFAIPIASILAVKFFVPLYRSMNSVSAYNFLEIRFGAWARIYASLCYILTQLMRTGAILLLLALPLNAMFGWNIKTIIVVTGIAVTLYSMLGGIQAVIWTDAIQGIILIAGALLCAGLLTFSMPEGPTQVFEIAAASNKFSLGSFGASLSESTFWVVLIYSLFINLQNFGIDQNFVQRYMTTSSTKKARFSTLFGSLLYLPVSLVFFYIGTALYAYYSAQPHLLPAELSTTGAGDKIFPFFIVNALPTGITGLLIAAIFAAGMSTVSTSVNSTATIFLSDYYKRYINHNPSEKSSMRVLHIASVIFGILGVLISLTLVGVESVLDAWWSLASIFSGGMLGLFLLAFMSKKVRNIDAAIGVVLGVVVISWMSLSPLYFTEENLLKFKSPLHSNLTIVLGTLVIFLVGFLVQKLFANQKNK, from the coding sequence ATGCAACTTCCGGTTTTTGATGTAGCTGTTTTCTTACTTATAACTTTAGGCAACGTACTTTTTGGTGCCAGTTTTTTCTTCCGAAACAAAACGGCCGCACAATTTACAACCGGGGGAGGAAAGCTTCCGGCCTGGGTTGTGGGTATGTCAATTTTTGCCACATTTGTTAGCAGCATTAGTTTTTTAGCCCTTCCCGGGAAAGCCTATTCATCAAACTGGAATGCGCTGGTTTTTAGCTTTGCCATACCCATAGCATCGATTTTAGCTGTAAAGTTTTTTGTTCCACTTTACCGAAGCATGAACAGCGTTTCGGCCTATAATTTTTTGGAAATCAGGTTTGGTGCCTGGGCACGCATCTATGCTTCGTTGTGCTACATACTTACACAACTGATGCGAACCGGTGCTATTTTGCTGCTACTGGCACTTCCGCTAAACGCCATGTTTGGCTGGAACATTAAAACCATTATCGTAGTTACCGGTATTGCCGTTACGCTTTACTCCATGCTTGGAGGTATTCAAGCCGTTATATGGACCGATGCCATTCAGGGAATTATACTTATAGCCGGTGCTTTGTTATGTGCCGGCTTGCTTACATTCTCGATGCCAGAAGGCCCAACACAGGTTTTTGAAATAGCTGCCGCGAGCAATAAATTTAGCCTTGGCAGTTTTGGTGCCAGCCTTTCTGAATCAACTTTCTGGGTGGTGCTTATTTACAGCTTGTTTATTAATCTTCAGAACTTTGGAATCGACCAGAATTTTGTACAGCGTTACATGACAACCAGCTCGACTAAAAAAGCACGCTTTTCCACCTTATTTGGGTCCTTATTGTACCTGCCGGTTTCATTGGTTTTCTTTTACATCGGAACAGCTCTTTATGCATATTACTCGGCACAACCCCATTTGCTGCCAGCGGAACTCTCTACTACCGGGGCAGGCGATAAAATATTTCCGTTTTTTATTGTAAATGCACTGCCCACCGGAATAACCGGTTTGTTAATTGCAGCCATTTTTGCAGCTGGAATGAGTACGGTTTCGACCAGCGTTAACAGCACAGCAACCATTTTTCTTTCTGATTATTACAAGCGTTATATCAACCACAATCCTTCCGAAAAATCTTCCATGAGAGTGTTACACATCGCATCCGTAATATTCGGAATTCTTGGAGTGCTTATTTCGCTTACGCTTGTTGGTGTGGAAAGCGTTCTGGATGCCTGGTGGTCGTTGGCGTCGATTTTTAGCGGAGGTATGCTTGGCTTGTTTCTACTGGCTTTTATGTCAAAAAAAGTCAGAAATATCGACGCTGCAATCGGTGTGGTTCTGGGTGTAGTTGTAATTAGCTGGATGAGTTTATCTCCCTTATATTTTACAGAAGAAAATCTATTAAAATTTAAAAGTCCATTACACAGCAACTTAACCATCGTATTGGGGACCCTGGTAATTTTTCTTGTGGGATTTTTGGTGCAAAAGCTGTTTGCCAATCAAAAAAACAAATAA